In Oryzias melastigma strain HK-1 linkage group LG18, ASM292280v2, whole genome shotgun sequence, one DNA window encodes the following:
- the LOC118600038 gene encoding uncharacterized protein LOC118600038, producing MDPVSTKHGTEQPPMNTSKWGQEAKSPSVSALEPETAPSKLWLCSSAGTSFPTVLGCRFGNAVGLFTVFPSLVPTPLRIVLLGKTGNGKSSLANTIFGNTVFKVSNFDSSFCVSESQTRQVNGRSLTLIDTPGLLAPNSSEEDMKREMMRCITECSPGPHAVLIVLKVEKFTEHEQAVINQVCQHFSEEVLTHAVVVFTHGDQLPEGMTIQEYVSQSEGLSDLVQKCGGRCHVFDNRYWKNAKQDDYRSNKFQVTQLLTNIDDILKLNNGDHYTNSILQEVEEEIQIEADRIRKSSSNMSKEDILKQAKINTFKKLLEGEKKAWRWDILGFGVLAGLAVIAAAWVIQRYLQGEAEIPLPEMKEPEEALVESVVSAGQQLAETVVSIQPEEAVLESAVTTGQQLAETIVSKQPEEALVESVVSAGQQLAETVASIQSEEAVLESAVITGQQLAETIVSKQPEEALVESVVSAGQQLAESVASIQPKESVLESAVTTGQQLAETIVSKQPEEAVLESVVSAGQQLADTVASTQPDAGAAVQQIEGVVEGTEDDRFTYFLKKLFKNFNNFE from the exons ATGGACCCAGTATCCACTAAACATGGGACTGAACAACCCCCCATGAACACATCCAAATGGGGACAGGAGGCCAAAAGCCCATCCGTGTCAGCCCTGGAGCCAGAAACTGCCCCCTCCAAGCTGTGGCTCTGCAGCTCGGCGGGCACTAGTTTTCCGACCGTGCTGGGTTGTCGCTTTGGCAATGCCGTCGG actttttactgtttttcctTCCTTAGTGCCAACACCTCTACGGATTGTCCTGCTGGGAAAAACGGGAAATGGAAAGAGCAGTTTGGCTAACACTATATTTGGAAATACTGTGTTCAAAGTCAGTAACTTTGACTCCagcttttgtgtttctgaaaGCCAGACAAGACAAGTCAATGGAAGAAGCCTCACATTGATAGACACTCCAGGTCTCTTGGCACCCAATAGTTCAGAAGAAGACATGAAACGTGAGATGATGCGGTGCATCACTGAGTGCTCTCCCGGGCCTCATGCGGTTCTGATTGTGCTgaaggtggagaagttcacAGAGCACGAGCAGGCTGTCATCAACCAGGTTTGCCAGCATTTCTCAGAGGAGGTCCTAACGCACGCTGTGGTGGTCTTCACTCATGGTGACCAGCTCCCTGAAGGGATGACAATTCAGGAGTATGTCAGTCAGAGTGAGGGTCTGTCAGACCTGGTGCAGAAGTGCGGTGGTCGCTGCCACGTCTTTGACAACAGATACTGGAAGAATGCCAAGCAGGACGACTACAGGAGCAACAAGTTCCAGGTTACACAGCTGCTGACCAACATTGATGACATCCTGAAGCTGAATAATGGAGACCACTACACCAACTCCATACTTCAGGAAGTTGAAGAAGAAATTCAAATAGAAGCAGATCGCATTAGAAAATCATCCAGCAACATGTCAAAggaagacattttaaaacaggCCAAAATAAACACCTTCAAGAAACTTTTAGAGGGGGAAAAGAAAGCATGGAGGTGGGACATTCTGGGCTTTGGAGTTCTTGCAGGCCTAGCTGTGATTGCAGCAGCATGGGTCATTCAAAGATATCTACAGGGAGAAGCTGAAATACCTCTTCCAGAGATGAAAGAACCAGAAGAAGCTCTGGTGGAATCTGTTGTGTCGGCAGGACAACAGTTAGCAGAGACGGTTGTTAGCATACAGCCAGAAGAAGCTGTGCTGGAGTCAGCTGTGACAACAGGACAACAGTTAGCTGAGACAATTGTTAGCAAGCAGCCAGAAGAAGCTCTGGTGGAATCTGTTGTGTCGGCAGGACAACAGTTAGCTGAGACGGTTGCTAGCATACAGTCAGAAGAAGCTGTGCTGGAGTCAGCTGTGATAACAGGACAACAGTTAGCTGAGACAATTGTTAGCAAGCAGCCAGAAGAAGCTCTGGTGGAATCTGTAGTGTCGGCAGGACAACAGTTAGCAGAGTCGGTTGCGAGCATACAGCCAAAAGAATCTGTGCTGGAGTCTGCTGTGACAACAGGACAACAGTTAGCTGAGACAATTGTTAGCAAGCAGCCAGAAGAAGCTGTGCTGGAGTCTGTAGTGTCAGCAGGACAACAGTTAGCAGATACGGTTGCTAGCACACAGCCAGACGCTGGTGCAGCAGTGCAGCAGATTGAAGGAGTAGTGGAAGGAACAGAAGATGACCGgtttacatattttcttaaaaaattattCAAGAATTTTAACAACTTTGAATGA